In Dasypus novemcinctus isolate mDasNov1 chromosome 23, mDasNov1.1.hap2, whole genome shotgun sequence, the following proteins share a genomic window:
- the LOC139437448 gene encoding transport and Golgi organization protein 1 homolog isoform X2, with protein MQLKALRCKDESQAKKTGGNTLKRRNLSGDCNGRVENRMPQMVDVLQAQNAILEVEKDLKLLQERLTALTINKDNVAESLKEVENDCNSLLSLKAAMEKECRSVTLKTESPQEVHEKRKKAIQDLLKIIHKISRPQKGSKIMKPILRSPDA; from the exons A TGCAGTTGAAGGCTCTACGATGCAAAGATGAATCTCAGGCCAAAAAGACAGgaggaaatacattaaaaaggagaaatttatCAG GTGATTGCAATGGGAGGGTGGAAAATCGAATGCCTCAGATGGTGGATGTCTTGCAG GCTCAAAATGCAATTCTGGAAGTAGAAAAAGATCTAAAACTGTTACAGGAGAGGCTGACAGCTTTGACAATCAATAAAGACAATGTGGCAG AATCCTTAAAGGAAGTAGAAAACGACTGCAATTCATTGCTGTCTTTAAAAGCAGCAATGGAAAAGGAATGCAGATCCGTGACCCTGAAAACAGAGTCTCCCCAGGAAGTCcatgagaagagaaagaaggccaTACAAGA TTTGTTGAAAATAATCCACAAAATCTCAAGGCCTCAAAAAGGAAGCAAGATTATGAAACCGATTCTGAGAAGCCCTGATGCGTAG
- the LOC139437448 gene encoding transport and Golgi organization protein 1 homolog isoform X1 — protein sequence MELSEQSKSFKTTQKDLEGVLTPEDNIELKALRCKDESQAKKTGGNTLKRRNLSGDCNGRVENRMPQMVDVLQAQNAILEVEKDLKLLQERLTALTINKDNVAESLKEVENDCNSLLSLKAAMEKECRSVTLKTESPQEVHEKRKKAIQDLLKIIHKISRPQKGSKIMKPILRSPDA from the exons ATGGAGCTCAGTGAACAAAGCAAATCCTTCAAAACAACTCAGAAAGATTTGGAGGGAGTTCTGACTCCTGAAGATAATATTGAA TTGAAGGCTCTACGATGCAAAGATGAATCTCAGGCCAAAAAGACAGgaggaaatacattaaaaaggagaaatttatCAG GTGATTGCAATGGGAGGGTGGAAAATCGAATGCCTCAGATGGTGGATGTCTTGCAG GCTCAAAATGCAATTCTGGAAGTAGAAAAAGATCTAAAACTGTTACAGGAGAGGCTGACAGCTTTGACAATCAATAAAGACAATGTGGCAG AATCCTTAAAGGAAGTAGAAAACGACTGCAATTCATTGCTGTCTTTAAAAGCAGCAATGGAAAAGGAATGCAGATCCGTGACCCTGAAAACAGAGTCTCCCCAGGAAGTCcatgagaagagaaagaaggccaTACAAGA TTTGTTGAAAATAATCCACAAAATCTCAAGGCCTCAAAAAGGAAGCAAGATTATGAAACCGATTCTGAGAAGCCCTGATGCGTAG